In a genomic window of Salmo trutta chromosome 32, fSalTru1.1, whole genome shotgun sequence:
- the LOC115171750 gene encoding cell death-inducing p53-target protein 1 isoform X2, with protein MLTQRYLSLSFLPGPDSSTPSAQSITPGILQVEISRDGERLSRGWYFCPLPRTSHELWGDSHGPGPPARLVPPAPRGIPCLPWSSTTRLPAWSLPGRSLSKQPSTKYCFRGPQAGVYPPPPQYTSGPGGPVPVVTQVIMTPSLMEVGGSAMCPHCQQHVVTKTETNPGLLTWLICGGLFIVGCWPCCAIPFCVDSCKDVDHSCPNCKKIIYVYKRI; from the exons ATGCTAAC CCAAAGGTACCTCAGTCTTTCTTTTCTCCCAGGACCGGATAGTTCCACGCCCTCAGCCCAGTCGATCACACCAGGAATCCTTCAG GTAGAGATCAGTCGAGATGGAGAAAGGTTATCCCGGGGATGGTACTTCTGCCCCTTACCCAGGACCTCCCATGAACTTTGGGGGGATAGCCACGGGCCAGGGCCCCCAGCCAGGCTTGTACCCCCAGCCCCCAGGGGGATACCCTGCCTCCCCTGGTCCTCCACAACCAGGCTTCCAGCCTGGTCCCTACCAGGGAG GAGTCTGAGCAAGCAAccttcaacaaaatactgcttTCGAG GTCCCCAAGCAGGTGTGTACCCACCTCCACCACAGTACACCTCTGGACCAGGTGGACCGGTGCCAGTCG tgaCCCAGGTAATAATGACTCCTAGCCTGATGGAGGTCGGAGGTTCGGCCATGTGTCCCCACTGCCAGCAGCACGTGGTCACCAAGACAGAGACCAACCCTGGCCTGCTCACCTGGCTCATCTGTGGTGGCCTCTTCATTGTTGG GTGCTGGCCATGCTGTGCCATCCCGTTCTGTGTAGACTCATGTAAAGACGTGGATCACAGCTGTCCCAACTGCAAGAAAATCATCTACGTCTACAAACGGATTTGA
- the LOC115171750 gene encoding cell death-inducing p53-target protein 1 isoform X1: MLTQRYLSLSFLPGPDSSTPSAQSITPGILQAVAVSQRGHLKVEISRDGERLSRGWYFCPLPRTSHELWGDSHGPGPPARLVPPAPRGIPCLPWSSTTRLPAWSLPGRSLSKQPSTKYCFRGPQAGVYPPPPQYTSGPGGPVPVVTQVIMTPSLMEVGGSAMCPHCQQHVVTKTETNPGLLTWLICGGLFIVGCWPCCAIPFCVDSCKDVDHSCPNCKKIIYVYKRI; this comes from the exons ATGCTAAC CCAAAGGTACCTCAGTCTTTCTTTTCTCCCAGGACCGGATAGTTCCACGCCCTCAGCCCAGTCGATCACACCAGGAATCCTTCAG gcagtagcagtcagcCAGCGAGGCCATCTAAAG GTAGAGATCAGTCGAGATGGAGAAAGGTTATCCCGGGGATGGTACTTCTGCCCCTTACCCAGGACCTCCCATGAACTTTGGGGGGATAGCCACGGGCCAGGGCCCCCAGCCAGGCTTGTACCCCCAGCCCCCAGGGGGATACCCTGCCTCCCCTGGTCCTCCACAACCAGGCTTCCAGCCTGGTCCCTACCAGGGAG GAGTCTGAGCAAGCAAccttcaacaaaatactgcttTCGAG GTCCCCAAGCAGGTGTGTACCCACCTCCACCACAGTACACCTCTGGACCAGGTGGACCGGTGCCAGTCG tgaCCCAGGTAATAATGACTCCTAGCCTGATGGAGGTCGGAGGTTCGGCCATGTGTCCCCACTGCCAGCAGCACGTGGTCACCAAGACAGAGACCAACCCTGGCCTGCTCACCTGGCTCATCTGTGGTGGCCTCTTCATTGTTGG GTGCTGGCCATGCTGTGCCATCCCGTTCTGTGTAGACTCATGTAAAGACGTGGATCACAGCTGTCCCAACTGCAAGAAAATCATCTACGTCTACAAACGGATTTGA
- the LOC115171750 gene encoding lipopolysaccharide-induced tumor necrosis factor-alpha factor homolog isoform X3: MEKGYPGDGTSAPYPGPPMNFGGIATGQGPQPGLYPQPPGGYPASPGPPQPGFQPGPYQGGPQAGVYPPPPQYTSGPGGPVPVVTQVIMTPSLMEVGGSAMCPHCQQHVVTKTETNPGLLTWLICGGLFIVGCWPCCAIPFCVDSCKDVDHSCPNCKKIIYVYKRI, encoded by the exons ATGGAGAAAGGTTATCCCGGGGATGGTACTTCTGCCCCTTACCCAGGACCTCCCATGAACTTTGGGGGGATAGCCACGGGCCAGGGCCCCCAGCCAGGCTTGTACCCCCAGCCCCCAGGGGGATACCCTGCCTCCCCTGGTCCTCCACAACCAGGCTTCCAGCCTGGTCCCTACCAGGGAG GTCCCCAAGCAGGTGTGTACCCACCTCCACCACAGTACACCTCTGGACCAGGTGGACCGGTGCCAGTCG tgaCCCAGGTAATAATGACTCCTAGCCTGATGGAGGTCGGAGGTTCGGCCATGTGTCCCCACTGCCAGCAGCACGTGGTCACCAAGACAGAGACCAACCCTGGCCTGCTCACCTGGCTCATCTGTGGTGGCCTCTTCATTGTTGG GTGCTGGCCATGCTGTGCCATCCCGTTCTGTGTAGACTCATGTAAAGACGTGGATCACAGCTGTCCCAACTGCAAGAAAATCATCTACGTCTACAAACGGATTTGA